One region of Gossypium raimondii isolate GPD5lz chromosome 6, ASM2569854v1, whole genome shotgun sequence genomic DNA includes:
- the LOC105773951 gene encoding glucan endo-1,3-beta-glucosidase 4, which yields MNPDRCFGGSLLVLIGMFTNVLGAFIGINIGTDVSSMPSASEVVSIIKTHRITHVRLYDADSHMLKALADSGIEVTVGVTNEEVLGIGESASAAAAWVNKNVASYVPSTNITAIAVGSEVLTSIPHAAPILVTAMNNLHKALVASNLNFQVKVSSPQPLDIIPEPFPPCTAAFNSSPNSTVYQLLQFLNNTNSYFMLNAYPYYGYTNGNGIFPIDYALFKPLPSVKQIVDPNTLFHYNSMFDVMVDATYYSMDALNFSGIPIVVTETGWPWQGGPNEPDATVENAGTFINYLIRRVSNDSGPPSRPNIPINTYIYELFNEDKRPGPVSEKNWGVLYTNGTAVFPLSFSGSSQIMGNATTVFCVAKDDASEGKLQDGLNWACGQGQANCSVIQSGQPCYLPNNTKNHASYAYNDYYQRMHTVGATCDFGGTATITSNDPSYRSCIFTGSSNSSAREGLLPPGAFGPVSPLGESMKLLVSKVRYVISAACLLIILL from the exons ATGAATCCTGATAGATGTTTTGGAGGCTCGCTTCTGGTTCTAATTGGCATGTTTACCAATGTGCTAG GTGCATTCATTGGGATAAACATTGGTACTGATGTTTCCAGCATGCCGTCAGCTTCTGAAGTTGTTTCTATCATCAAAACCCATCGAATCACTCATGTACGACTTTATGATGCTGACTCTCACATGCTGAAGGCACTTGCTGACAGTGGGATTGAAGTTACAGTGGGCGTGACAAACGAGGAAGTTCTTGGAATTGGAGAATCCGCATCAGCTGCAGCAGCCTGGGTCAACAAAAATGTAGCATCCTATGTGCCTTCAACCAACATTACAGCCATTGCTGTTGGCAGTGAGGTTCTTACATCAATTCCTCATGCTGCCCCAATTTTAGTTACTGCTATGAATAACCTCCATAAAGCTCTTGTGGCTTCTAAtctaaattttcaagttaaagTTTCGAGCCCCCAACCCTTGGACATAATCCCCGAGCCTTTCCCCCCTTGTACTGCTGCCTTTAATTCCTCACCCAACTCTACAGTATACCAGCTTCTTCAGTTTTTGAATAACACTAACTcctattttatgttaaatgcaTATCCCTATTATGGTTACACTAATGGAAATGGCATTTTTCCAATTGATTATGCACTTTTCAAACCTCTCCCCTCAGTCAAACAAATTGTTGACCCAAACACTCTCTTCCACTATAACAGCATGTTCGATGTGATGGTTGATGCAACCTATTATTCTATGGATGCTCTCAATTTTTCTGGGATCCCTATTGTTGTCACTGAAACAGGATGGCCTTGGCAAGGTGGACCCAATGAACCTGATGCCACTGTTGAAAATGCTGGGACCTTCATTAATTATTTGATTCGGCGAGTTTCCAATGATTCAGGCCCTCCCAGTCGGCCAAATATTCCCATCAACACATACATTTACGAATTGTTTAATGAAGACAAGAGACCTGGGCCTGTCTCTGAGAAGAATTGGGGGGTGCTTTATACGAATGGCACTGCTGTTTTTCCTTTGAGTTTTAGTGGTTCTAGTCAGATTATGGGAAATGCTACGACAGTTTTCTGTGTTGCAAAAGACGATGCCAGTGAAGGTAAGTTGCAAGATGGGCTTAACTGGGCATGTGGGCAAGGCCAGGCCAATTGCAGTGTTATACAATCAGGGCAGCCATGTTATCTCCCAAATAACACCAAGAACCATGCATCTTATGCTTACAATGACTATTATCAAAGAATGCATACCGTTGGTGCAACATGTGATTTTGGTGGGACAGCCACAATTACCAGTAATGATCCAA GTTATAGGTCCTGTATATTTACGGGAAG TTCTAATTCGAGTGCCAGGGAAGGGCTTTTGCCTCCTGGAGCATTTGGTCCCGTAAGTCCATTGGGTGAGAGTATGAAGCTTTTAGTGTCGAAGGTTCGATATGTAATCTCAGCCGCTTGTCTTTTGATAATCTTGCTATGA